One stretch of Rosistilla oblonga DNA includes these proteins:
- a CDS encoding YraN family protein, producing MIAQLMRRFDDWRFGKIDLSRPLGERGEQAAERYLRKLGYRIVSQNDRQGIGEIDLVAVDKRTVVFVEVKTRTSDHRGHPADRIDADKERRLTRAALSFLKRHRLLEHRARIDVIAVWWPPGLEQPERIEHYQNAVEPTGQYQWFS from the coding sequence GTGATTGCACAACTAATGCGTCGATTCGACGACTGGCGGTTTGGCAAAATCGATCTCAGTCGTCCCCTGGGAGAGCGTGGCGAGCAGGCTGCGGAGCGTTATCTTCGCAAGCTGGGCTACCGGATCGTATCGCAGAACGATCGGCAGGGGATCGGAGAGATCGATCTGGTGGCGGTCGACAAACGGACGGTGGTGTTTGTCGAGGTCAAGACGCGGACCAGCGATCATCGCGGGCATCCCGCCGACCGGATCGATGCCGACAAAGAGCGGCGTTTGACGCGTGCGGCTCTTTCGTTTCTGAAACGCCATCGATTGTTAGAGCACCGGGCGCGGATCGATGTGATCGCCGTCTGGTGGCCGCCGGGGCTGGAACAGCCCGAGCGGATCGAACACTATCAGAACGCTGTTGAGCCGACCGGTCAGTACCAATGGTTCAGCTGA
- a CDS encoding DUF1559 domain-containing protein, translating to MSQHPQRHSRRGFTLVELLVVIAIIGILVGLLLPAVQSAREAARRMQCSNNMKQLGLALHNYHDTYQVFPSGCIDSNRKTNSPTDALNNNNGLGWGTLLLPFIEQSPLYDQISFETGSFGRSWQDKNNDGTTNDPIDSAKVVIDAFVCPSDPMSGLNSDKSDYGKSNYMAIAGRYAVQTDSNGSPLGQRNGMFFENSNRKFRDVIDGTSNTLFLSERTTQNDNVNSTQCGGAPCNWAGGLWIGPRIVSSSAAWHTGLYLFDVANVGGYDTGYSLTHGFGRSSATWGADWNAKGCHPGGMQATLGDGSVRFITETIDFDLYRNLHTPQDGNVISNF from the coding sequence ATGTCACAACACCCACAGCGACACAGTCGTCGCGGCTTCACTTTGGTCGAACTATTGGTAGTGATCGCGATTATCGGGATCTTAGTCGGGTTGTTATTGCCCGCTGTGCAATCGGCTCGCGAAGCGGCTCGCCGGATGCAATGCAGCAACAACATGAAACAGCTTGGGCTGGCGCTGCACAACTACCACGATACTTACCAAGTCTTCCCATCGGGATGCATCGACAGCAACCGCAAGACGAACTCCCCAACCGATGCACTCAACAACAACAATGGACTGGGTTGGGGCACTCTCCTGCTTCCATTCATCGAACAATCCCCGCTGTACGATCAAATCAGCTTCGAAACCGGTAGCTTCGGCCGATCGTGGCAGGACAAAAACAACGATGGCACCACAAACGACCCCATCGATTCAGCCAAGGTTGTGATCGACGCGTTTGTCTGCCCATCGGATCCAATGTCCGGACTCAACTCCGACAAAAGCGATTATGGAAAATCCAACTACATGGCGATCGCTGGCCGCTATGCCGTGCAAACCGACAGCAATGGTTCGCCGCTGGGACAGCGCAATGGGATGTTCTTCGAGAACTCCAACCGCAAGTTCCGCGACGTCATCGACGGTACCTCCAACACGCTGTTCCTCTCCGAGCGAACGACCCAAAACGACAACGTCAATTCGACGCAGTGCGGTGGAGCGCCTTGCAACTGGGCCGGAGGGCTGTGGATCGGTCCGCGTATCGTCAGCAGTTCCGCAGCGTGGCACACCGGCCTGTATCTGTTCGATGTGGCCAACGTTGGCGGCTACGACACCGGCTACAGCTTGACCCACGGCTTCGGACGCAGCAGCGCAACATGGGGTGCCGACTGGAACGCCAAGGGATGCCACCCTGGCGGGATGCAAGCGACTCTTGGAGATGGTTCGGTCCGTTTCATCACTGAAACAATCGACTTCGACCTCTACCGCAACCTTCACACGCCGCAAGACGGAAACGTGATCTCCAACTTCTAA
- a CDS encoding tetratricopeptide repeat protein, which produces MKRLKQLLIVILVLEVIFCGIYVKRRLWNHHVVLPAVTLDDPLLAAEFQQLADQATAGGSAEWQALGEGLLGQGFYGEAEHAFRAAVDIDPSNYLAHFALAFCLDRTGRIAESSEEYLKAAEIQRKSKQLVGSVEHCLYQVGKNHLREEDAAAAIDSFASQAGFAPASYQYAKLLVRDGKVDRAMPVLKMELDKTPLSLKFNALRLQALESTGQQRLADEAADVLQRSQYQIPIDLNTDYVTPMNQRLGISRQLQEYNELLASGDMDLLAKHLQSMWDVVEPTTLNQKSKILISMAEVAFQRRRAEEMLHAVDRLKELGVSSPDMLQLEGAAYQLNGDIDRAIALWIRASEMSPNIPLHQILADAYQQKNDDARRDYHRGQAALLEAKLAYWNNQWEPAKQAAQRAIDVDPSLDQAWFYLAEIERELGNPQPALEAYQKCLDLNPNHGRALAAESRLGEKAVDSE; this is translated from the coding sequence ATGAAACGTCTCAAACAGCTTCTGATTGTCATCCTGGTCCTCGAGGTCATCTTCTGCGGCATCTACGTCAAGCGTCGCTTGTGGAACCATCATGTCGTGCTGCCAGCGGTGACGCTGGACGATCCGTTATTGGCGGCGGAGTTCCAGCAGCTTGCCGATCAAGCGACTGCGGGAGGGAGCGCGGAATGGCAGGCTCTCGGCGAAGGCTTGCTGGGACAAGGCTTTTACGGCGAGGCGGAGCATGCGTTTCGAGCGGCTGTCGATATCGACCCGAGCAACTACCTGGCTCACTTCGCCCTGGCCTTTTGTCTCGATCGCACCGGCCGGATTGCCGAGAGCAGCGAAGAGTATTTGAAGGCAGCCGAAATCCAGCGCAAGTCAAAGCAATTGGTCGGATCGGTCGAGCATTGTTTGTATCAAGTCGGCAAGAACCACTTGCGCGAAGAGGACGCGGCGGCGGCGATCGACAGCTTTGCCAGCCAAGCCGGGTTTGCTCCCGCCAGCTACCAATACGCCAAGCTGTTGGTTCGCGATGGCAAGGTCGATCGCGCGATGCCGGTGTTGAAGATGGAGCTCGATAAAACGCCGCTGTCGTTGAAGTTCAACGCGCTGCGGTTGCAGGCGTTGGAATCGACGGGCCAGCAGCGTTTGGCGGACGAAGCGGCCGACGTGCTGCAACGATCGCAGTACCAGATCCCGATCGATCTGAACACCGACTACGTGACTCCCATGAATCAGCGGTTGGGGATTTCTCGGCAGTTGCAGGAATACAACGAACTGCTGGCGTCGGGAGATATGGATCTACTGGCGAAGCATTTGCAGTCGATGTGGGATGTTGTCGAGCCGACGACGCTGAACCAAAAGAGCAAGATCCTGATCAGCATGGCGGAGGTTGCGTTTCAGCGGCGTCGAGCCGAGGAGATGTTACACGCCGTCGACCGCTTAAAAGAACTGGGTGTCAGCAGTCCCGACATGTTGCAATTGGAAGGGGCGGCTTATCAGTTGAATGGCGACATCGATCGGGCGATCGCGTTGTGGATTCGCGCCAGCGAGATGTCTCCCAATATCCCGCTGCACCAAATTCTGGCCGATGCCTATCAGCAGAAGAACGACGACGCACGACGCGATTATCATCGCGGCCAAGCTGCCTTGTTGGAAGCGAAGCTGGCCTATTGGAATAACCAATGGGAGCCGGCGAAGCAGGCGGCCCAGCGGGCGATCGATGTCGATCCGTCGCTCGATCAAGCGTGGTTCTACCTGGCGGAGATCGAACGAGAGCTAGGCAATCCACAACCGGCGTTGGAGGCGTACCAAAAGTGTTTGGATCTGAATCCCAACCACGGCCGAGCGCTGGCGGCGGAGAGTCGCTTGGGCGAGAAGGCAGTCGATTCGGAGTAG
- the thrC gene encoding threonine synthase — protein MLQTKPSHRKTEGIALQKCISPSCGATYEAESVRTSCDRCGDLVDVIYDWDRGTVPAKLKDFEQFWTQRHDRLRFSGVWRFKELLPFAPDDKIVTVGEGQTLLQQAESVAQYVGMNAGQLYLQYEGMNPSGSFKDNGMCAAFTHAHMMGAKRAACASTGNTSASLAMYCAVSQLMKAIIFVGSGKIAYGKLSQALEYGALTVQIAGDFDDAMIRVKQVSDELGIYLVNSVNPFRLEGQKTIMFRVLEALQWEVPDWIVVPGGNLGNSSAFGKAFTELKELGLIDRIPRLAVINASGADTLYELYERRGVRWNGGNVDMDPIRAFYDEMDRDGAKADTIASAIEINRPVNLKKCLRALEACDGVVRQVSDQEILDAKAKVGAGGIGCEPASAASVAGAKMLRREGVIAPSDRVVCILTGHQLKDPTATVAYHTTDQAVFNDVLGSRGVQRASFANRAVALPNDLEEIIKAIRLYS, from the coding sequence ATGCTCCAGACGAAACCATCGCATCGCAAGACCGAAGGAATCGCGCTTCAGAAGTGCATCTCGCCCTCCTGTGGCGCCACCTACGAGGCGGAGTCGGTGCGCACCAGTTGCGATCGGTGCGGCGATCTGGTCGACGTGATCTACGATTGGGACCGCGGTACGGTTCCGGCAAAGTTGAAGGACTTCGAACAATTCTGGACGCAGCGCCACGATCGGCTGCGGTTCAGCGGCGTTTGGCGGTTTAAAGAATTGCTGCCATTTGCTCCCGACGACAAGATCGTCACCGTGGGCGAAGGGCAGACGTTGCTGCAGCAGGCTGAATCGGTCGCCCAATACGTCGGCATGAACGCTGGCCAGTTGTATCTGCAGTACGAGGGGATGAACCCGTCGGGCAGCTTCAAAGACAACGGCATGTGCGCCGCCTTCACTCACGCTCACATGATGGGTGCCAAGCGAGCCGCTTGCGCCAGCACGGGCAACACCAGCGCGTCGTTGGCGATGTATTGTGCGGTCAGCCAATTGATGAAGGCGATCATCTTCGTCGGATCGGGCAAGATCGCTTACGGCAAGCTCAGCCAAGCCCTCGAATATGGCGCCCTGACCGTCCAGATCGCTGGCGACTTCGACGATGCGATGATCCGCGTCAAACAGGTCAGCGATGAACTGGGGATCTATCTGGTCAACAGCGTAAATCCCTTCCGGCTGGAAGGCCAGAAGACGATCATGTTCCGCGTTCTCGAAGCGTTGCAGTGGGAAGTGCCCGATTGGATCGTCGTTCCCGGCGGCAACTTGGGGAACAGCAGCGCGTTTGGCAAGGCGTTTACCGAGCTGAAGGAACTGGGGCTGATCGATCGGATTCCACGTTTGGCCGTGATCAACGCATCGGGAGCCGACACGCTGTACGAACTGTACGAACGCCGCGGCGTGCGTTGGAACGGCGGCAATGTCGATATGGATCCGATTCGTGCGTTCTACGACGAAATGGACCGCGATGGAGCCAAGGCGGACACGATCGCCAGCGCGATCGAGATCAATCGCCCGGTGAACCTGAAGAAGTGTCTGCGTGCGTTGGAAGCTTGTGATGGCGTCGTTCGGCAGGTCTCCGACCAAGAGATCCTGGACGCCAAGGCGAAGGTCGGTGCTGGCGGAATCGGTTGCGAGCCGGCTAGTGCAGCAAGCGTTGCCGGAGCGAAGATGCTTCGCCGCGAAGGGGTGATCGCTCCGAGCGACCGCGTCGTCTGCATCCTGACGGGGCATCAGTTGAAAGATCCCACAGCGACCGTCGCCTATCACACGACTGACCAGGCGGTCTTTAACGACGTCTTGGGGAGCCGTGGCGTGCAGCGGGCCAGTTTCGCCAACCGAGCTGTCGCGTTGCCTAACGATTTGGAAGAGATCATCAAAGCGATCCGGCTGTATTCTTAA
- a CDS encoding carboxypeptidase-like regulatory domain-containing protein, with amino-acid sequence MPETGLVEGTVTMDGQPLPNVSIVFQPQDDPKARASMALSDEQGHYSLSYHADKQGALIGPHKVSVTTPSDAPDPSGQAKEPIPAKYNSKSELVVEVQAGSNDIPLELTSK; translated from the coding sequence ATGCCCGAGACCGGGTTGGTCGAGGGTACGGTTACGATGGACGGCCAACCGCTGCCCAACGTTTCCATCGTTTTCCAACCGCAAGACGACCCAAAAGCTCGCGCTTCGATGGCCCTTTCCGACGAACAGGGACACTACTCGCTCAGCTACCACGCCGACAAACAAGGCGCATTGATCGGGCCACACAAGGTCAGCGTGACCACGCCCAGCGACGCTCCCGATCCATCGGGACAGGCCAAGGAACCGATCCCTGCCAAATACAATTCGAAATCCGAATTGGTTGTTGAAGTCCAAGCTGGCTCCAACGACATCCCGCTGGAGCTAACGTCGAAGTAG
- a CDS encoding carboxypeptidase regulatory-like domain-containing protein produces MTDPRRFVDSTNTKINSTLVTKFVAIVLLLASVGCVGSGLVMPETGEVEGIVTLDGQPLPNVSIVFQPQENPQARASMAVSDEQGRYTLTYHTDKQGALIGMHTVSITTPTDAPDPSGQSKDPIPARYNSQSELVVEVKAGSNDIPLELTSK; encoded by the coding sequence GTGACCGACCCCCGACGATTTGTCGACTCGACGAACACCAAGATTAACTCAACACTTGTTACTAAATTTGTAGCGATCGTTTTGCTGCTCGCTTCGGTAGGTTGCGTCGGCAGCGGTTTGGTGATGCCGGAGACCGGTGAGGTCGAAGGGATTGTCACGTTGGATGGACAACCATTACCCAATGTCTCCATCGTTTTCCAACCGCAAGAGAATCCTCAAGCGCGAGCTTCGATGGCAGTCTCCGACGAACAGGGGCGTTACACGCTGACCTACCACACCGACAAGCAAGGCGCACTGATCGGAATGCACACGGTCAGCATCACCACGCCAACCGACGCTCCCGATCCATCGGGACAGTCGAAGGATCCGATCCCAGCGAGATACAACTCGCAAAGCGAATTGGTAGTCGAAGTCAAAGCGGGTTCAAACGATATCCCGTTAGAACTGACTTCGAAATAA
- a CDS encoding FG-GAP repeat domain-containing protein → MLIKSPMSQIAVLLLLILAVPLVAVYVPSVVGSLSPLPVVFQGGTTCPASSVQFDQVALGGTSVGLPQITNVQVLDFDGDGANEVLACDSLKNQVVLFRQVDGEWQEEVLVPDVAAPAHATAVDIDSDGDLDLVVSVLGNILPDDSVIGRVELFEATPDGYRRHVILDDVRRVADVQPADFDGDGDIDLAVAVFGYSRGSVLWLENRGELKFRDHLLHTAPGTIHVPIADYDGDGDLDIAAIVTQDEEELWGFENLGQGEFKKRRLWMTINHDLGSAGLVQADLDGDGDPDLILPAGDNLEDLDAYPQPYHGCYWFENQGDWTFQIHRISDLGGTYAADVGDFDSDGDLDVVLASMTNNWNRTDTASLVWLENDGQQNFTTWQIASDPIHLVTVAAGDLDGDGSDDIVAGALNLRKPFQRVSRVSAWINQGEGKQ, encoded by the coding sequence ATGTTGATTAAATCCCCAATGTCGCAAATCGCGGTTCTTCTATTATTAATATTAGCCGTGCCGCTTGTGGCTGTTTATGTTCCGTCGGTTGTGGGGTCTTTGAGTCCGCTGCCGGTCGTCTTTCAGGGCGGAACAACCTGTCCGGCATCAAGCGTACAGTTCGATCAGGTGGCGTTGGGTGGCACGTCTGTAGGACTGCCGCAGATCACCAACGTGCAAGTCCTCGATTTTGATGGCGACGGCGCCAACGAAGTGCTCGCTTGCGATTCGCTGAAGAACCAAGTGGTGCTGTTTCGTCAGGTCGATGGTGAATGGCAAGAAGAGGTTTTGGTGCCCGATGTCGCCGCACCCGCGCACGCGACGGCTGTCGATATCGATTCCGATGGCGATCTCGATTTGGTCGTTTCGGTCTTGGGAAACATCCTGCCCGACGACAGCGTGATCGGGCGGGTGGAGTTGTTTGAGGCGACGCCCGATGGGTATCGGCGGCATGTGATCTTGGACGACGTGCGACGCGTTGCCGATGTCCAGCCCGCCGACTTCGATGGCGATGGCGATATCGATCTCGCGGTGGCTGTTTTTGGGTACTCTCGCGGTTCGGTCTTGTGGCTTGAGAATCGCGGCGAGTTGAAGTTCCGCGACCATCTGCTGCACACTGCCCCGGGGACGATCCACGTTCCGATCGCCGACTACGATGGCGATGGCGACCTCGATATCGCGGCGATCGTCACGCAAGACGAAGAGGAGCTGTGGGGATTTGAAAATCTTGGCCAGGGGGAATTCAAGAAACGCCGGCTGTGGATGACGATCAATCACGATCTCGGCAGCGCGGGGCTGGTGCAAGCCGATCTCGATGGAGATGGCGACCCCGACCTGATCCTGCCAGCGGGCGATAACCTGGAGGATCTCGATGCCTATCCGCAGCCCTATCACGGCTGTTATTGGTTCGAGAACCAAGGCGATTGGACTTTCCAGATCCATCGTATCTCCGACCTCGGTGGAACGTATGCTGCCGACGTCGGCGATTTCGATTCCGACGGAGACCTCGACGTCGTCTTGGCCAGCATGACGAACAACTGGAATCGGACCGATACTGCGAGCCTGGTCTGGCTGGAAAACGATGGCCAGCAGAACTTTACGACCTGGCAGATCGCTAGCGATCCGATCCATCTGGTCACCGTGGCCGCGGGAGATCTCGACGGCGATGGCAGCGACGATATCGTGGCGGGGGCGCTGAATCTGCGGAAACCGTTTCAGCGGGTGAGCCGCGTGAGTGCATGGATCAATCAAGGCGAGGGAAAACAATGA
- a CDS encoding signal peptidase II: protein MLSPNGDPQVLANAPADRSNPPPQSRDGSPLPHSNPLPAIPTNRYITFFALAILGAVADLWTKQAMFAWRGLPGMRPPHWVVEGYVGIETAVNIGAVFGIGAGKGQLFAAISVVAAIAIFVWLFVKRAAHQWLLTIALGCVMGGIIGNLYDRLGLWWEPGMDPRWQSGVRDWILFQASDTLKWPNFNIADSLLVCGAAMLIYRSFFPVDEFDDDKPNSQEDSNEAHRDNNSSQ, encoded by the coding sequence ATGCTCAGCCCAAACGGCGATCCGCAGGTGCTAGCAAACGCTCCCGCCGACCGCTCCAATCCCCCACCCCAATCGCGTGACGGAAGCCCCTTGCCGCACTCCAATCCCCTGCCAGCCATCCCCACCAACCGCTACATCACCTTCTTCGCACTGGCAATCCTCGGTGCGGTCGCCGATCTGTGGACCAAGCAAGCGATGTTCGCATGGCGTGGGCTGCCCGGCATGCGTCCGCCCCACTGGGTTGTCGAAGGCTATGTTGGCATCGAGACCGCCGTGAATATCGGCGCCGTCTTTGGCATCGGTGCTGGCAAGGGACAGTTGTTTGCGGCGATCTCGGTCGTCGCGGCGATCGCGATCTTCGTCTGGCTGTTCGTTAAACGCGCCGCCCACCAATGGCTGCTGACCATCGCCCTGGGCTGTGTGATGGGCGGCATTATCGGCAACCTCTACGATCGGCTCGGATTGTGGTGGGAACCGGGAATGGATCCGCGTTGGCAATCGGGAGTCCGCGATTGGATCCTGTTCCAAGCCAGCGACACGCTCAAATGGCCCAACTTCAACATCGCCGACAGCCTGCTAGTCTGCGGCGCGGCGATGCTGATCTACCGATCGTTTTTCCCCGTCGATGAATTCGACGACGACAAACCAAACTCTCAAGAAGATTCCAACGAGGCACACCGTGACAACAACTCCTCCCAGTGA
- the hisN gene encoding histidinol-phosphatase codes for MTTTPPSEWSARDEGRVAAMIDLAHAAGQLTLNFFGDATLAVDRKGDASPVTEADRSAERLIRQRVAESYGDDAILGEEFADTQGSSGYRWIVDPIDGTKSFICGVPLYSTIVAVEKDDQVIAGAIVIPALGESIVAAIGSGAWHRRNSDADWTAAHVSPCDRIEDAVFLTSQVDSFANRGAAAAYDSLQSAASITRSWGDAYGYLLVATGRADIMVDPIVNPYDVAAVQPVLTEAGGQFSDWKGNPTIRGGDAFGTNGKLHAQVLSHLGG; via the coding sequence GTGACAACAACTCCTCCCAGTGAATGGTCCGCTCGCGATGAAGGTCGTGTTGCAGCGATGATCGACTTGGCCCATGCCGCTGGCCAACTGACGCTCAACTTCTTTGGCGACGCCACCCTCGCCGTCGATCGCAAAGGAGACGCGTCGCCGGTGACCGAAGCCGATCGCAGCGCCGAGCGTCTGATCCGCCAGCGAGTCGCCGAATCGTATGGCGACGATGCGATCCTGGGCGAAGAGTTTGCCGACACGCAGGGCAGTTCGGGCTACCGCTGGATCGTCGATCCGATCGACGGCACGAAGTCGTTCATCTGTGGCGTTCCGCTCTATTCGACGATTGTCGCCGTCGAGAAAGACGATCAAGTGATCGCTGGAGCGATCGTGATCCCCGCCTTGGGCGAATCGATCGTCGCCGCGATTGGCAGTGGCGCATGGCATCGCCGCAATAGCGACGCCGATTGGACCGCCGCCCACGTCTCGCCGTGCGACCGCATCGAAGACGCCGTCTTTCTGACCAGCCAAGTCGACAGCTTCGCCAACCGCGGCGCAGCCGCCGCTTACGACAGCCTGCAATCGGCAGCATCGATCACTCGCAGCTGGGGCGATGCGTACGGCTACCTGTTAGTCGCCACCGGCCGCGCCGACATCATGGTCGATCCGATCGTCAACCCTTACGACGTCGCCGCGGTCCAACCGGTTCTGACCGAAGCCGGCGGCCAATTCAGCGACTGGAAAGGCAATCCAACGATCCGCGGCGGCGACGCCTTCGGCACCAACGGAAAACTGCACGCCCAAGTCCTATCACACCTCGGCGGGTAA